The Candidatus Methylomirabilis sp. DNA window GCCGGTAGAGCCAGGCGCAGAATGTGAAGAAGCCCATCGCCTCCAGAGCGAGCCCGTGACTGCCGAGGGCGACGCGGCCGGGGGTGAAGATGCGGGAGCCCACCGGCCGGGCCAGCTCCACAGCGCCCTCGGCTCCGATGCACGCCCAGAAGACCGGCCGGACCGACCCCTCGGCCGTCCCCTGCTTCAGAACCTCCAAGCGGTAGCCGTCGGGGGTCTGGATGAAGAAGTCCCAGAAGAGGGGGTCGCCGTTGGGCTTCCGGTGCGCCCGGGGGTCGAGGCCGGCAAGCAGGGCCGGCTCCAGGGGAATCCGGACCGGCCCCTCCGGGCAAGCCAGGTAGGTCACCCAGGGCCCCCGCTCGCCCACCGCGCGCCGTGCCCCCTTCACGGCCTCAAAATCTTCGGTCCCCTTCCCCTTCACGCCCCTCCCTCCTCCGGCCGGCGGTAGCGGAAAAAGAGGTGCCGGAACGCCTCCCGCCCCCGGATGCCCTCCCAGAGCCCCCGCGCCAGGTACTCGTATGAGGTCTCGACATTCGTGAGACCGACCAGCCGGGCGAACGGCGCCACGTCCCCCGCGGGAGGCCCGGAGGCCGGGTCCCTCAGGATGCGGGCGAAGACCGCCGGGTCGATCCGCACCGGCTTCGTCGTGAAGTCCGCCCCGCCCGGCGTCCGGACCACGAGGAGATCGGCCTCCTCCTCCCGGGCGATCAGCAACCCTTCCCAGGCCGCGAGGCGGGCGGCCACCACAGCCTCCCCCAGGCCCGGGGGCGGCTCAAGGAGCGCGACGCGGCGGCCTCCCAGGAGGGCGGGAGGGTAGATGGACTCGCGCAGGCATCGCTCGAGCGCTTCGGTCGAGCCGGGATCACGCAGGAGGGGGGCGAGGGCGGCCGGACGGCCCCAGAGGCGGGCCGTCTCCTCGAGGGGGGCGGGGGCGAACTCCGGCACGGGACCCAGGCTGGAAGAGAACGCGTCGAGGACCTCCCCCTTCCGGAAGGCGGCGTAGCCCCAGAAGTCCCCATGGTGGCTCCAGAGGTAGCAGGCCACGCAGTCGAGGGCGGCGCTCAGGGCGGCGCCGAGCCGCTCCGTCCCGGGGTGATCCTGGTCGTAGAGCCCCACCCACCCCTCGAGGGCAGGTCCCAGGAAGAAGCGCCGGTACTCCTCTCCGGCGACCTCCACCGAGACGAAATCGTACGGCGGGGCCTCCGCGACGGGCGTCCACCCTGCCGGCGCCAGGCCCAAGGCCAGCGCCTCGGACACCGCGGTCGGCTCCACCCCCCGCAGGAAGAGACCTCGGTGAATCCCGCCCATCCCGCTTCCTCTAAAGGCTCTTCACGTAGGCCAACAGATCGCCCAGCTCCTCCGGGCTGAGGTGGGCGTCGAAGCCGGGCATCCGTGCCGCGCCGAAACGGATGCGGTCCAGGATCACCTCGTCGGCGAACTTCCGCTCCAGCCCCGCCAGACTCGGGCCGAATCCGCCCACCCCCTCCACCCCGTGGCAGGAGCGGCAGTGGACATTGTACACCTGCTCCCCGTGCTGAATCCGGGCAACCAGGGCGGAGGCCCCGGCCGGGGGCGGCCCCTCGGAGAGGCGGGAGGCCCGGGAGGCGCGCCACAGGAGCACGGCGGTCATCCCGACCAGGACCAGGATCGCCACGCCCTGGGTGATCCGGGTCATCATGCCGCCGTCTTTCCCCGGCGGATCCGCCCCAGGTGGAACCGGGAGGCGGCGATGTGGGCCTTGGCGAACGCCAGCGCCTGGAAGAGGTGGTCGAAGAAGTGGTCCGGACCGATCTCCTCGGTGATGCCCATCGCCTGGAGGATCCGCTGCCCTTCGGGATTGAGGCCGCTGATCAGGAGGTGGCGCTTCTCCCGCCGGAGGCGCCGGTTGAGGGCCCGGAGGGCGGCCGCGCCGCTGGCATCCAGAAATGGAACCCGCTTCATGCGCAGGATCAGGATCTCCACCTGGCCGCTCTCCTCGATGGCCTGGGCGAACGGGACCGCGGCCCCGAAGAAGAGGGGGCCCTCCAGGTCATAGACCGCGATGGCCCGCGGGTACTCCTGGAGGTCCCCGCCCTGCTCCTCCTCCAGCGGATGGCTGGTGATCTCGAGGTGGCTGGCGCG harbors:
- a CDS encoding cytochrome c, which codes for MTRITQGVAILVLVGMTAVLLWRASRASRLSEGPPPAGASALVARIQHGEQVYNVHCRSCHGVEGVGGFGPSLAGLERKFADEVILDRIRFGAARMPGFDAHLSPEELGDLLAYVKSL